From Fulvivirga lutea:
TTCGGTCAGCCTGAAATAAAAATAGGCGTAATGCCTGGTGCTGGCGGAACTCAAAGACTAACAAAAGCTATAGGTAAAGCTAAAGCAATGGAATTAGTGCTAACCGGAAGATTCATTTCAGGAGAAGAAGCAGTGAGTTATGGATTGGTAAATAAAGTGGTGCCAGTTGAAATGTATATGTACGAAGCACTTTCATTAGCTAAAGAAATAGCACAGATGTCGCCCATTGCAGCACAATTAGCAAAAGAGGCTGTAAACAGATCATTTGAAACACACTTGGATGAAGGGCTTACTTTTGAACGAAAAAATTTCTACCTGGCCTTTGCAACTGAAGATCAGAAAGAAGGGATGGCCGCTTTTGTGGAAAAGCGAAAGCCAGAATATAAAGGGAAGTAAATAGAGAGAGAAAAAGGCTCCGACTGGAGCCTTTTTTATTAATTAGTTGATGATGCTTCTCTGAAGCTGAAACCAAAACCTACTGTGAGCATACTATTTTTCTGAAGTGTATAGTCTGCATTAATCGTAACAATCGCGAGCTTTAATCTAAACCCGGCAGTTAATCGTGGGCCGCTTTGGGAGAATTCCAAATTCACTGGATTAACTATTGTCTCAATTTCCTGATTAACGCCATCATCATACGTAATATCGTAATCACCACTAAGTTTTAGGGATGAATTTACAATGTTATAACCAAGCCCTCCATAAAATGAAATTACTGAAAACTTCTTTGAAATAATACCTTGAATTGTCCATGCATTTACGTCAAATGTAGACTTACCGTTGGTGGTAGATATTGATGCATCAGGAGAATTATTTGCAGTAGCACTTGCTAAATCATACTCTAATGACATATCAGTAAATCCGATTAAGGCAGATAAATCAAAGGGGATATTTTTTAACCCCGGAATATGCTGTTTCACATCGTGCATAATTCCAAAACCTAGAAGCTTAAACTCACCATCATCACCTATATCAATCTTAGGTGTCCATCTGATTTTTAAATCTGTATTCTTATAAATACCTATACCCAATTGAGCCATTGGTACGGGGATTGCCTCCATTGGAAAATTCTCTTTTAATCCAATCCCTGGAGGAGCATCAAATGTGCCTGAAAAATTCTGACCATTCACATCAACATCGTAACGATACTGAGGCTCTCCATTTTCCGGACCAAATACAGTTGGAGATCTTGTAACATCAGGATCCGCATAATCGGCATTTATAAAATTAGGGGAATAGAAAAAATCATCGCTAGGAATAAAAACTGAATTAGCTGTTATTAATAATTCCATACCCAAAGGCTTATGGGTTTTTCCACTACTGTACCATCCTCCAGTCAAACCTGTTGAGAATGAATTCATAAAAGGTTCAATATATCCTTCAGCCAAAGTATTTGCATCTTCCACGCCTGCTAAAAGTAGACCTTCAATATCATCCTGAGATTTAGCAAGAAATGAAATACACACAAATGTTAAAGTGAATATTGCGCTTTGTAAACCAACTTTAAACTTCATATCGATCTGATTTTCAATTATTAATGAGGAGTTAAATCTAAATATATAATTAAAAATTATTAGTACATAGATAATTATTATTCTATAAAGGTAACCCAGGCTGGCTTATGGGTAATTGCTTATTTACCTTTGCGGCTGATTATGGGAAAAGCCCATAAGTGAGTAAGAATTTTAACATAAAATAAATAACAAATTATGTCATTAGTAGGAAAAAAAGCTCCTGTATTTAATGCACCAGCCGTAATTAACGGTGAGGAAATTGTAGAATCTTTTTCACTAGAACAGTACATAGGAAAGAAAGAAGTAATGTTCTTCTTCTACCCTAAAGATTTCACTTTTGTATGCCCAACTGAAATTCTTGCTTTCCAAGAAAAACTTGGTGAGTTCGAAAAAAGAGGTGTGGCTGTAGTAGGTGTTTCTTGCGATACTGAAGAAACTCACCTTGCATGGTTAATGACTGCAAAAGAAAATGGTGGAATTGAAGGAGTAAAATATCCTTTAGTAGCAGATTCAACTAAAACTATTGCTTCTAACTTTGGCGTTTTGGCTGGAGATTGGAACTACAACGAAGAAGGTGAATTATCATTTGAAGGTGCTCCAGTAGCATTCAGAGGTACTTTCTTCATCGATAAAGATGGTGTTGTAAGACATGAAACTATCAATGACCTGCCATTAGGTAGAAATATTGATGAGATGATCAGAATTGTAGATGCTTGGCACCACGTACAAGAGCACGGTGAAGTTTGCCCTGCTAACTGGGAAGAAGGCAAAGATGCAATGCAAGCTACCAGAGATGGTGTAGCTAGCTACCTTGCTTCACACTAATTAGTATTGAAATTTCAATGAGAAACCCTGACGGTTACGTCAGGGTTTTTATTTTTGTGGATGGCCTTATTTTTTTACAGAGCGTTTACCATATTCTACCGACTAGCTATTTGGCTCGCTTCACCATTTAACCAAAAGGCTAAAAAGGCCCTAAAAGGTCGCAGGGGCATATTCAAGCTCATTACAACTTCTCTGAAAAATAATAAGGCCAAAATTGCCTGGTTCCACTGTGCTTCACTTGGCGAATTTGAGCAAGGCAGGCCAATCATTGAGAGATTTAAAACAGAGTTTCCTGACTACAAAGTACTACTGACTTTCTTCTCGCCTTCAGGCTACGAGGTAAGAAAAAATTATGATAAAGCTGATTTTGTGTATTATCTGCCGTGGGACTCTAAATCTAACGCAAAGAAATTTGTGAAGCTAGTTAATCCATCGGTAGCCATTTTTGTGAAATATGAATTCTGGCATTTCTATATCAAAGAATTACATTCACAATCTATTCCAATCCTATCTGTCTCCTCCATATTCCGGCCGGATCAGATTTACTTTAAAGCTTACGGGAAGTTTTATTTGAAAATACTGAAAAGGATAAACTTCTTTTTTGTGCAGAATAGAGCTTCAAAGATTTTATTGGAAAAACACGGCATTGAAAATTCTAAGGTAGCGGGAGACACACGATTCGATCGGGTGGCAGAAATTGTAAATAATAGAAAATTATTACCACAGGTTGAAAAGTTTAAAGGCCAT
This genomic window contains:
- a CDS encoding enoyl-CoA hydratase-related protein, whose translation is MEFIKVNKQYDKYVALIELNRPKELNALNLQLMGELRDALKDLDNDDDVRAIILSGNEKAFAAGADIKQMADKSAIDMLKIDQFSTWDQIRKTKKPLIAAVSGFALGGGCELAMTCDMIIASETAKFGQPEIKIGVMPGAGGTQRLTKAIGKAKAMELVLTGRFISGEEAVSYGLVNKVVPVEMYMYEALSLAKEIAQMSPIAAQLAKEAVNRSFETHLDEGLTFERKNFYLAFATEDQKEGMAAFVEKRKPEYKGK
- a CDS encoding DUF6588 family protein yields the protein MKFKVGLQSAIFTLTFVCISFLAKSQDDIEGLLLAGVEDANTLAEGYIEPFMNSFSTGLTGGWYSSGKTHKPLGMELLITANSVFIPSDDFFYSPNFINADYADPDVTRSPTVFGPENGEPQYRYDVDVNGQNFSGTFDAPPGIGLKENFPMEAIPVPMAQLGIGIYKNTDLKIRWTPKIDIGDDGEFKLLGFGIMHDVKQHIPGLKNIPFDLSALIGFTDMSLEYDLASATANNSPDASISTTNGKSTFDVNAWTIQGIISKKFSVISFYGGLGYNIVNSSLKLSGDYDITYDDGVNQEIETIVNPVNLEFSQSGPRLTAGFRLKLAIVTINADYTLQKNSMLTVGFGFSFREASSTN
- a CDS encoding peroxiredoxin; this encodes MSLVGKKAPVFNAPAVINGEEIVESFSLEQYIGKKEVMFFFYPKDFTFVCPTEILAFQEKLGEFEKRGVAVVGVSCDTEETHLAWLMTAKENGGIEGVKYPLVADSTKTIASNFGVLAGDWNYNEEGELSFEGAPVAFRGTFFIDKDGVVRHETINDLPLGRNIDEMIRIVDAWHHVQEHGEVCPANWEEGKDAMQATRDGVASYLASH
- a CDS encoding 3-deoxy-D-manno-octulosonic acid transferase; its protein translation is MALFFYRAFTIFYRLAIWLASPFNQKAKKALKGRRGIFKLITTSLKNNKAKIAWFHCASLGEFEQGRPIIERFKTEFPDYKVLLTFFSPSGYEVRKNYDKADFVYYLPWDSKSNAKKFVKLVNPSVAIFVKYEFWHFYIKELHSQSIPILSVSSIFRPDQIYFKAYGKFYLKILKRINFFFVQNRASKILLEKHGIENSKVAGDTRFDRVAEIVNNRKLLPQVEKFKGHSRVMVIGSCWPEDLDVLMSFMNESDMKFIIAPHEIEGECQKIVLNEGMRKTILYSNIEQLSGYEEVLLIDNIGLLSSLYGYGDYAYVGGAFGAGLHNILEAATYGIPIFFGNKNYQKFNEAIDLINLGGAVAIKDETELRHQFREFENEKALQIAGQVNRDYVKDNTGATDKIIDYCKTILKP